Proteins encoded within one genomic window of Arachis ipaensis cultivar K30076 chromosome B08, Araip1.1, whole genome shotgun sequence:
- the LOC107610640 gene encoding uncharacterized protein LOC107610640, protein MKQGDLSITTYFTKFKGIWEELDEFKQIPSCDCGASCSCSCGLKIIREYRDQEHAVRILRGLNDQYTTVKSQIMLMVPLSSVNSIYSLLLQQERQLSNSDQSEERMLVNVVNIGGTGNENNREFGMTLNANSSITNRGGRGGRDRGRGRVSSGREMMRSCSYCGKAGHTIETCYHKHGFPPHLQKKFGVANVNNMIVAEKICVDGNVTDVHSTQEENSKSLDNLFFEDKKQALISLFQQHKGDPAHSSLQTQAINTMIAPSAGIYHILSVSHIPLHTHDWIIDTGATAHVTFSLDTFHSHHTIDPMLIKCPNGTETTATISGTIILTRDFYLTNVLYVPSFNFNLISVSEATDFLPCQFLFNNTHCEIQDNLFLKMIGHARQKGGLYIFNTDAIYVNLGAKNRELVNTSNSVSVAAVTYTINHET, encoded by the coding sequence ATGAAGCAGGGAGATCTATCCATCACTACATATTTCACTAAATTTAAGGGAATTTGGGAAGAACTTGATGAGTTCAAACAAATTCCATCCTGTGACTGTGGAGCATCATGCTCATGCTCATGTGGACTGAAGATCATCAGAGAATATAGAGACCAAGAACATGCTGTTAGAATTTTGAGAGGGTTAAATGATCAGTATACAACAGTAAAATCACAGATTATGTTGATGGTGCCACTGTCCAGTGTGAATTCCATCTATTCTTTACTTTTGCAACAAGAAAGACAATTAAGCAACTCAGATCAAAGTGAAGAAAGGATGCTAGTTAATGTTGTCAATATTGGAGGAACTGGTAATGAAAACAACAGAGAATTTGGTATGACCTTGAATGCAAATTCTAGTATCACAAATCGAGGTGGCAGAGGTGGACGTGACCGAGGCCGAGGCAGAGTTAGTAGTGGAAGAGAAATGATGAGAAGTTGTTCTTATTGCGGAAAGGCTGGACACACCATAGAGACTTGCTACCATAAGCATGGATTTCCTCCTCATTTGCAAAAGAAATTTGGAGTAGCAAATGTGAACAATATGATTGTTGCTGAAAAAATATGTGTAGATGGCAACGTGACTGATGTGCATTCAACTCAAGAGGAGAATAGTAAAAGCCTAGACAACTTGTTTTTCGAAGATAAAAAACAAGCATTGATTTCTCTATTCCAACAACATAAAGGTGATCCTGCTCATAGTTCTCTTCAAACACAAGCCATAAACACAATGATAGCTCCTTCAGCAGGTATATACCATATTTTATCAGTTTCTCACATTCCTTTGCACACACATGACTGGATAATTGACACTGGTGCCACTGCACATGTTACTTTTTCTCTTGATACTTTTCACTCTCATCACACAATAGATCCTATGTTAATCAAATGTCCAAATGGAACTGAGACCACAGCAACAATTAGTGGAACTATAATTTTAACCCGTGATTTTTACCTTACAAATGTGTTATATGTGCCCTCTTTCAATTTTAATCTCATATCTGTGTCTGAAGCAACTGATTTTTTACCTTGtcaatttttatttaacaatacaCATTGTGAGATACAGGACAATCTTTTCTTGAAGATGATTGGTCATGCTAGACAAAAAGGTGGCTTGTATATCTTCAATACAGATGCAATTTATGTCAACTTAGGAGCAAAGAATAGAGAACTAGTCAACACCAGCAATTCAGTTAGTGTTGCTGCTGTCACATATACTATAAATCATGAAACTTGA